The genomic interval CGGGGCAGTTTCCGCGGTGTTGTCCCCAACGACACCGACCCCTTTCACCACCGCGCGAGCGGATCCATCCACCTTGGCGATACATGAGCTGCACATCGCACAGCGCAacaccgctgcagcccaTCATGTTGTTCGTGCTGTTCCTGCTTCATCGCCTCCGCTCGCGGCGACGACTCGGCTGAGCTCGTTGCGCCAGATGGAGCTGCAGACGCGTCAGCAATGGCAGTCCATTGAGACGAGTCTTTCCGTCGCCCGCTccatggcagcggcggccctcAAGCGGGCTGcacgcgacgacggcgaggcgggtgATCTAGCGGGCTTGCGAGCGCCGATGCCGCTTGCATGATTGCTATTATTCTCTTGCGTCTGTGCTCTGTGCTCTCGCACACCGTCTCGACTGGCTGACCTCGCCTTTTACCGTTCCTCTCTTCCGCCTTCCTTCGTGGGGGGCCACCCTTCTCGCTCCTCTTCCTGCTCCGTCAGTGCTGCTATTAAAGCGCGCATCCGCTCGACAACTCGAATAAAGCGAAGCATACAAAAAAGTGTGCGACCCTCACAGCGGAGTGGGTTTACCCGTTGTCGCGCTCATAGTGAGAAGCTTCACGGGATAAGGGAACACCCTCGTCAtgctcgccctctccccctcccccgccctaCCCGCCctcgagagcgcgcgcaTGTCGCTGCTTTCTTTATCCATGTCTCTCCGCTCACTCCGCTCCTTGTCCCTGTTCACATGGACACGCGACTTACCCACCGTCTCATAGTTTTACATTCACCACTTCTcactgcgcgcacacccctCTTATTCTCCCgctgtctctttctctttctctacCGGGCTGTTGCCGCTCGCCACCGCTACCCCTCGCGTCGCGGCTGTCGGCAGCTGTCATCTCCCCGGTTTCTCCCGCTCAGCCCCACCGCTTCTGCagggcagccgcggcgcttTACCttctgtgtgcctgcgtgtgaGTGCGTTTGCTTAGGTATCCGTCGTATTGCGCTCtctgtgcccccccccccccttcctcccttcctctcttccccccttcccccccccctccacacacacatacacatacacatacacatacacatacacatacgctTAAGGACAcctctcttttttgtgtcgtttgttgttgctgctaccccccccccctccctctctcctctctcctttcccccttctccccttgGGCCTCCCGCCATAGCTGCCTCTCGTTCGCCGCGgctgtgtctgtctgcgcgtgtgcacacgtGGTTGTGCTCATAACGCCACCATTATAACGGGTAATTTTCCTTCGAGAAGCGGAGGACAGAGGTGAGGTGACGTGAGGCTACCCAACGGCgcccgtgcacacgcacgcagtgCGGGGATTGCCGGAGGCATCGGTCACGCTCGCACTGAAGAACACAGAGGGAGACCAAGAGGGCGACCCATCATTGGCGTTGAAAGTGGCTTCATTGCAGGGTAGGTCGGACGAGAAGCTCTTCGCAGAAACGCTGGTGTTGCACGTGGCAGCCCTCTTTCCTCACCATTGGCATTTCTCTCCTCGTTCTCCACCTCGCTTTGCGGCAGTTGTCACCACCAGCCTCCTCTTCGTCATCCCTGCCTGCAACTTGCGACCCTTCTTTCTTCCCGGCGTGAGAAGAAGGGCAACAACACAGTAGGAGAAATTACAACTcccgctgtgtgtgtgtgtgtgtatgcgtgtgagCGCGGGCCTTCCGTGCACGGTAGCAGGGGCAAACCACATCAACAAGaggcaagaggaggagggcacgGCTTTCTGCGGATCGGAGAATACGACTATTCATAAGGTACACacactgacacacacacacacacacacacacacacaggcagggaggggggcacacacccctctccttccctctgcACCTCCTTTGCGGAATTGAAAAGGAGTGCTGCGCCGAGAGCATCGACCACACGTGGCATCCGCTACCGTGTTAGACCTTCtcgtcttctctccccttcaTCTCCTCACGTGTGCCGGCTCCTGTGCTGCTTTGTGCCCGTTggttgctgctcttcttaAAGGTTGTCGCGTACACGCGTgcgagtgtgcgtgcgcttgtcgGGTATGCCCGTGAATGCCTTTCTTTGACTGTGCAGCACATTTGGGACGCGTTTTCTTCCACTTCCCCCCTGCACCGCTTGTTTTTCTCTGTCGCGCGTCAAGAGGAGATTCGGGTAGGGTTCGGGACTGGCGCACGCGTGAAGAGGTTCCGTAATACGcagcacccacccacccacacctccGCACGCAGACGTGTGCACGGCATACCGCACCACAAAGCGCACACTTCGTCTTCTTTCTGTtgctttttttctttgcgtcTCCCCGTTTCTCTGCGCGCTCACCACGGATCGCCAGCGAGACGCAACAAGACGAGCAACGCGAACGAGCAACGACAGAGGAAGACGAGAGCTGGCGTTCGTGGAtcgcgtgcacgtgtgtgcatgcacatAGATACTGCAGAGCGTGTCGTATCGGATGAGGTTAGGTGCAGCGCTGAGTTGCTCATCCGGCTAGAACATATCCGCCCACTTTTTGCTGTACTCGCGTGCTCCGACGAAGAAGGGACCAGTGCAGTGCAGCGTGAGGGGAAGCTGTAAAGTAAGCAGAGCCGAGGATTCAGtacttccccctcccctttaTCTCTCTTTTGCTCGTTCGCTCGCTCTCGTTGCCCTCACGCTGAGCAGCGTAACGTTGGGTGACGGTTGTGTTCTTGCATTCTTCATTCTTGTGCCCGCTCGCTCTTCTTTCgcttccgtgtgtgtgtgtgtgtgtgtgccttgcTGTCCTtatttctctctctgtgtgtgcttcgATTTTGTCGCTACCCGTGTATCTACAGACTCAGCTACGACACCCGCATAGTTGCGTGATTGAAGGTGCACCTACGAACTCTGGCAGATCCAGACGTGCCGACCCACGTGCACTGATCaaaaagaggagagcgagcgaggcggcgatACGGCGTGAGGACAGGAAATTCGATATTGAGCCTCGGCActgtctttctctcgttgcgagtctgtctctctctctctctctctctctctctttctgtgccGGTGGATGTGTACCGTGCGGcttcgtgcgtgtgcgtgtgtccgtCTTCCGTGCGCATTCACTTTGTTCGCCCGCCTGCTCTTCGTCGTTTTTCCGTCACGTCtcttcgcttttttttgttgttgttgttggtgttgttgttgccgctctcgctctctcgcttgctCGTTGTTGTCGCCTGCCCTGCCGCGTAGTCGCAGGGAACGGAAAGTTGCACGTGCTCGACAGGTGGACTGTAATGGGGTGTAAAAGCTTCAAAGGTCGGCTGggcccgctgcaccgcggcgacgccagcggTCCGGATGATCCGCTGGCGAGTGGGAAGAAGGGCAAGGCGCTCCACAACGTCAACGGCGTGGTTTTTcgtggcgtcggcgccccCGCGCAAAACAACGGCAAGGCAGGCGACAAGGGCATCTCGGCGTTCCGCCCTGATGATGAGACGGCCAAGGCGTACCACAAGTATGTCATGGAGCTGCGCTGtgtcgcggtggcgcagggcATTCTGCCAGCGGTGACCGACGACGCTGTCCTCGCACCGGATGTGACAGGCGACAAAGGCGGCACTCCGGCAGGAACTAAAGGCACGACTGGCCCGGCGTTTCACCGCAACACGAATGGTGACTCGACGAACGCCGGCGGCCAGCACGTCAGTCCGCCGGCGCGGACACTGACGGTTTATCAGCTCCAACCGCTAGCCGGCGACACATGTATTGCGAAGGGCATGTACAGCGAGGTTCACCTTGCGCACCTCTCCGTTTTCACTGGGCTctcggaggaggcggtgaatgcgacgtcgccgcggtATGCCCCGGCACGGCGAGGCAACACCGGCAGTGCGGCCGCATGCGCAGCCGGCCGCGATCGCTCCTCCCCCAGCTTTGGTGGGGACGTGAGCTCGGCAAAGAGCCTCAACTCCGGCGGCGACATCATCGACGCCAGCGCGATTGCTGGACCGGTCTCCGCTCCCGCTTCGACACCGACGGCTGCTCCGACCTGCACAGCTGTGTCGCACTACATCATAGCAATGAAAGAGTTTTTTCTGTACAACAACTACACCTCTAGCTGTGTGTTGGAGCAGGTCTGCCTCGAGGTGCGACGGTGGGCGCGGCTGTCGACGTACTGcccacacctcctccgctgctACCAGCTGGAGTACGTTTTTGCTGAAGGCATCTCCATGGCTGTGCCAGAGGCATCGTACCAGTTTTTTCCCGGACGGGAAAACCACGGCGGCAatggcggcgcggctgctggcggGCTCTCCGCTTCCGGTGATCTCGCTACAGGCTCCGCTGGTCGTGGAGAGGATCACAGGAAGCTGCTCTctcgcagcggcacccacCTACTCACCAGCCTTTTGAATCGCCACTCGAACTCCAGCCTGAAGTCGCAGCAGGAAAACGCGGTCGGTGGCACACCGCGCAAACTGCGCTTGTATCTCGAGTACGCCAAGCATGGCACTCTGCGTGGGTTCCAGGTAAAGGAGATGCCGTCGCGTTTTGAGCGAAGGCGGCTGCATGAGCTGACCGCGCGCGCCTACATGCGAGACGTCCTCCTGGCGCTTCTGCAGATACACGACAGGGGCGAGATGCAGTACGATCTGTGCGCCAAGGCCATCTTCCTTCACAGGCCGATTCAGAGTGTCTACTACACCTACTTTCCTGCCTACATTTCCGACCTGCCGACCGGCGACTTGACGAGTGTGACGCCGTCGCAGCTGGGCAAGGCGCTGGGGTTGCTGAACCCGCCACCGGGATCACTGGACCTGcagtggccgccgccgccgctgacgagcgCGAGCATCAGCCAGAAGCGAAAGGACTTTGAGAATGAGCCGACAAACGGCAccccgtcgccgctgttaaagcaccgccgcggcgttcCTGGCGAGCAGCGGAAAAACGCGTTTTCTTCGGTTCGGCGCACCGGTAAGGCAGCCGGCGCCAAGGCCCGCCCGACACACAGCGTCTCCATGCTGGCGCACAAGAACAGCTGTACGCAGCAGGTGTCTGCGATCGCTGCCAACCCCAATGAGAGCCCCAAAACCTTGGGTGGGCAAGGTGCGGTGGCCGCACAGGCCTGCAAGCAGGGGAACGGTAACACGGGCATGATAGAGAGTGGAAACGGCGTTGAGGTGTCCTACGGCAACAACGCTTCCTTCACGAGTGCCGGGGAGGTCGGCTTGTTCGATTCACCGTTACAGGCAGCATCCCTGACGGAGACCGGCTTTCGCGGGGGCCTGGTGGCCTCGGGTAGCCCGTCGACGGCACACGCAAACGCCGATACCCACACGCTGGGCAAGCAAACCAGGGCCAATAGTGTGCGTGCCTTTGGCATATCCGAGGcgagcggcgacgacggcaccCACCAGCTCCTCTTACATGAGACTTACCGCCGTTTTATGAGCGAGTTCGAGTTCACGCACaccgacgagggcgacggcgtgcCCTTTCCGTCCCCGCATGACGGAGTGCGTGGCCAGGCGGATGCAGAGATGCTTGCGTCGACGATGTTATCAGAGGAGGCACTCGAGGTGCCGCCGATGCGggtggtgccgctgaagAACACGAGTCTCGGCGGCATTGCGATCTTGTCGTCAGACCACTACGTCGTGAAACCCGTCAAAACGCCGCTGCACAACTCACGCGGCCGCCTCCCCATCCTCCTTTCACCACCCACCTCGCGCGCCACTTTCTTCTGCGGGGGCCcgctgcaccagcggcagGTCACGCATAAGGCACCGAGCTCTTCCACCCCGACGGTGGTTGGGAGTCTCTCTACCGAGCAGTTTTGCGTGCCGCAGACTCTGAGCTCTGGGACGACACTGTTTGAAGCGGCCGGCTCGCttggccgctgccgtggcggcgcgccgctggtGAAGCTGAATCACACCTCACTGATTCGTCGCGCCTTGGGCTTCGCTGACTGTAGACGGCTAGAAGACGTTCCCGTGCACAAGTACGTGACTGTCACGCATGCGGCACCAGAagtgctgcaccggcgcctATTCTCGACTGCGAGCGACATCTACGCCTTTGCCATGACCTTTGTCGAGCTTGTCTCGGAGGGAGGTGTCATCATGAAGGAATGCCTGCCAGAGAATCTGCCCAAGCCTTTGACGCGTCGCGACGAGGATGTGTACGGCGCTCGCCTAAGCGAGAATCTCAATAAGTGGTACCAGACCCGCATCACTGCTCTGTTACAGAACCACGACGCCGCCAgcaaggagaaggagcagccAGAGTCCGCCTCACCGTACGCCGGGTCGATTGCGGTGCGCCTGCCTCCTCACCTCTCGGATGAGTGCAAGAAGATGCTGCGCTGGTGCCTGCAGCCCGATCCCGCAAAacgccccaccgccgcggagCTACTTCGATCTCGCTACTTCATGCTGGGTGACTGGATCGCGGCACCGTCGGTGGCGGAAGCCGAGGGTAAGACAGTGCAGATGCCCGAAGCACCGTGGATGGCCTCGATCAGCTTCGACGCCGCAGCGAAAGCAGCCGGCCTGCCGGTGCTCTCTGCGAAGCGATAGCTTACCCGCTCACAGATGGACGGAAGTTGTCGCAAAGCTGTGGGTGGTggttggtgtgtgtgtgtgtgtgtgtgcgtgcgtgcgtgtgggagAAGTGCAAAGCTAACGCGTGTGCTTTTCGttcgtccccctccccgcttcTGTCCCGACTACCCAACGGATCACCGTCTGCGCTGCTTTGCACTGGCATGCGCGTGTGACCACTCGCCGCTCTTGCCTTCCCTACTCTCTTCAAGGCCTCTTCAGATGTCGTGTGGCCCATCACCCTCCACACCCCACGGGCCGATCGTATCTGTGTGCTCTCCGGGCTCCcaccccgcctcctccctttcaCTACGTTtctctcgcccctcctctGGGTCGGGCCCTTGCTTGCGTGCTCTATTTTCTTTGCGTTGGATATTGTTTTGCGTTTagtgtcgtcgtcgtgcttGCACACGCGTGCCGTCGGATTCTCTTGCCAGCCGATGAGACACGTGCACCCTATACAGACATACCTACACACAGAAGCCAAGGGCGCTTCTGCGTATCTGTGCTCCGCCGGGGATAAAGGAGCGCACTCTCCCCCATCTCCCCCAATCCACCCATCTGCACCCCAAACCCCTCTCtgctctcgcctccctctgcTACAAGGGGGTCGAAGCAAAGCATGAGCAGAcatccccctctcccccccccccacatACACGGAGGCCTCACCTTctttctgtgcgtgtgtgcgtgcaggcaCCCTCTGTTTCCCTAATTTTTGCTTTACCCGGCGCCTCTTAGAGACGAGACGAGGATCACCGTgcgcgacacacgcacaccacagTGCTAGACGAGGGTAAAACAGGAGGGGGACGGGGAATGGGgggagacgacgacgaaagGCGACATGAATGTGGCAACGAAGGAAAAAGGAGCTCAGCAGTCGACTTTGTTGATGGCGCGCATCGCCCATTCGATATGGTGCGATGTGCGTGAGACGCGCCGATTAGCTCGTGGCGagctgcgcggtggcgcggcacacgcatgtgcacgcacactcacacgcacggacAACAGTACACAGACAGACTTGCCTGTGCGCTCTCTATCTCTGCCTAGGCCTTTCCTTTCCCACCTCCCTGCACTACCCcttcgctcctcctcctctccctccaccacACCATTGTGTCAACTGCAACAtgggcagcacacacacacagacgcacacacacgcaaacataCCCCAAAAAAGAGGAGAATACCTCTTGCCCTCGTTGTTATTGTGCGCATTTCAAGAATCAGAGAcggcgtgtgtatgcgcgcgtgtatgtgtgttaTTTCATGAACTTGCAGCCGTCGACTCGCCACCATTGTGCCGCGGAGGGGGCGTCCCTCAACTCTTCTTCGTCGCCTTCCTTCGCGGTAACCGCCGATGTTGCCGTGGAACCTTGCCCCGCACCTCAGAGCACGAACGGTGATGCGTTTCAGTCGCTCACACCGTTCATGAGCTCCTCAGCGTCGTCGGCGACCGCGGACACACAAGCGCATGATCCGGTGGCACGACCTGGGTCGGTGCTGCCGAGGCCCGACGCTGTCGGGGGGCCCGTGCGCAGTCCGACAATCCGGCCACCGCCCAACATGGTCCTCTCTGGGCATCTGCACCATCGACACTCTCATCTGATCCATCGATCGAGTGCAAGCGTGGCGGCGCCTGCTGAAACTGGTTCTGGGCGGCTGCAGGGgctggcagcggcatctTCGGCATCCGCTCAAACATCTAGCATGGCGATAAGGCActcgtcgacgccgccaccgtaTGCCCTCGTGATGGACTCGCTGGTGCGCCGCTACCGCGCCGAAGAGGACCGCCTTAGCCAGTGGCGGCagggtggtggaggcgtctgcgcctctgccgcatTCCGGCGAGATGATGTGCAGTCGCGGCGACAACCGAGAGGTGCTGTCGAAGGGGAGGAGCTCACTCGCGCAGGCTTGCGCGGAACTACTGGGCGCGTCCTGAGCGGCCACACAAGTAGCGCTGCAGATAGTGGTCTTCGAGGGGTGTTGACAAGCGCTGTCCAACGCACTGCCCTCGTGCGGGCTGCACAGGCctggtggcggagcagaAGAGAGCTACAACGAATGTCAAGCAAGGTGAGCAAGCGAATTCACCCAGCGACGCTATCGGCTTCCCCATCTGCGGTTGCAggcgcggaggcgcagcaccccAGCTACGCGATGCCCGCGGCAATGCcgtcagcgcctgctgctcctcctgctgctccgcctttttcgtcgctgtcgtggtTGGATGCAGCTGGTCGCAGCATACTTGGTCGCCTCTCTCACTCGCTGTCCCTGTCCAGTGACAGGGGAAAGTCGGTTAGGCTGGAGCTCCTGCGGCCGGCTGACGCTGCTCAGCCACGTGGTGCGCGCAGAGACCACCGAGACGACACAGTAGACGACAGCGTGATGGAGGGCCAGCAGGCACCAGGAGCAGAGATGGCCGAGAtgacggcagaggcggtgccaGCGGGCGTGGCCACACCTGTCTTGTCGCTGTCTCGCATGGGGAGCGAAGCTCTCCTGGCGCATCCTTGCGAGAGTGCGCGTCAGCAAGCCGGCGCGGGGGGCAGGGGTGGAGCCCTCCATCGTCGGCAAGTCGACGGTGAAGAGGGAGACTTGGACACCTCCATAGCTTCTTCGACGTGCTCGAGTCGGGGTAGCCGCGTGagtggaggaggcagagTCACTCTCCAGAGCACTGAAGCTGCGGGCGATTCGATTCCCAGACAAGAGGCGGGGCGGACGGGTCGGCACGAGAACAGTGGCAGCTTCACCTTCTCGCGGGTTGGCGGCCTCCGCATGCACCTCTTGGGCGGTGCCGCGACTGCATTATCAGACGCCCCGGAGGACTCCTTCCGAAGCGCGCCTCGACTGCTTGCGCagtcgcgtgtgcgcgtggcgcggtggctgcgccggcggcagcatctGGTGGCAGCAAAGCGCTCCCTGCgcggtgtgggtgtgtggccgaagccgacgacggcggccgaTGCGGAGCACTTCGATGCGTCCTCGTGTGCACGACACTCGGCCGCCGCTTCTCCGCCGTTCTCGACTGCGTCCGAGTTGTatcgcagcgctgctgacgccgcgccgtcgccgtgggaatcagcgctgccaccgacGTGGGCAGACAGGAGTGGTGGTGACCACATGCTCAGGGATGGAGAGGTGACTGAGGGTGCTACGGCTGCTTCTAAGCGAACTACTCGCGCGCAtgtgctggagcagctgagAGCCGCGATTGCGGCAGGGATggcggcgtgcagcgcagaGCAGGGAGGGCTGGTGGCGCGGCAGACGACATCGGAGGTGCAGTCGTCGAGTGGTGAACCGCCGGTGCTCTCTCTGGCGGCTCAGCGAACGCGTGAGCACGCCGACGATCTAGCGCGCCTCACCGAGAGTCTGGTGATGCTCACGGAATtcgacggaggcgctgccgacgGCTCTGGCAGTGGCATCCGTGCCCACAGGGCCAGCAACCCTGAGGACGTGAAGCGCGCATCTCCGATGACTCTGGACCAGGAGCAGAACGTGGCAGCTGTACCGTCGCACCCTTCAGTAGGCAAGGCAACGAACGCTGCACTACCCGCGTGGTCGCCATCTTGTGTGCATGTCTCGTCGATCATCTCCGccgggcagcaccgccgatCGTACCACGGCAATGCACAAGATGTCCGTGGTGcagagacgcgcacgcgtgacGGGAGGAGCTGTGTGCACGAGGTAGCGGCAGAGACTGCAGTAGATGCGTTTCGAAGTCTGCTGACGGACACCACGCACACCCCGCACGATGTCGCAGTGCGGGCGGTGTATGAGGCCATAATGAGTGAGGTGTGCGTCCCCCTTGTGCAGCGTGATGTGCAGCACGCTATGGACGTgaacagcagcgcggcagatCGTGCGCTGACGCAGTGGATCGAGCGGCAGCTTATGGTGGAGctgacgcagccgcgcccaACGAAGGCGCAGGCGACAGCGTTGAATGACGGCTCTGCCGCGTCCTCGGCAGCGACGTTGCAGCCACTCGTCTGCACTGGTGTTATGCGGCACATCCGCAGTGGTGTGCCGGTGTCGCTCGAGCACCTGCGTCTGGACGACGCTGATCGCCAAGTACTCGAATCCGTCTACGCGCGCGGTGCGAGCAACGCCATTGCAGTGAAGTTCGACACTGGGGGCTACGAGATCAGCTACAGGCAGCTCGCTTCCTTGGGCCCGCGGTCGTGGCTGAACGACCAGGTCATCAACAATTActtgcagctgctgtgcgtggAAGCCGAAGGCGCGGCCACCGCATCTTTGCCCGCGGCCCGATGCCGCCACCGTATCGCGTCGCTGGGCACGCACTTCTACACGAAGGTGGAATCTGAACTGAGCCAGAGCGTGGACGGTTTTCGAAGCCCTCCACCacgcctgccgcagctcgaCTCTAGCAGCGCCGTATTCCGCTGGCTCCGCCATCGCAAGCATTTACTAGAGCCGTACAGCCCCTCCGATCCGCGTagcgtgcgtgcggtgcTAGTGCCCGTGAACATTGGGACGCAGCACTGGGCTTTGGCGGTCCTTGATTGCGCGGACGACCGGTGGGTCATGTACGACTCTATGAGCCGATCAGACAgggcgcgccagcgcggtgCTGTGATACTGGCACATCTCTCGCATGTGTGGCGTGAGTGCAAGCGCCACTTTGGCCTCGTAAACACCGAATGCacgcccgctgcggcggcgtccgtcGTTGCACAGGACTCGCCGTcctctgcagcaccacaaCCGTCACCGTGGACCTCGGCGTGCGTGGTGGCCGTGCCGTACGTGCCCTTCACCGACACGCTGGTGACGGAGGGGAGTTCTACTGCCATATCACCTCTCGACTCCCTACAGCCTTATGACTCCTTGGAcgagctgcaccgcgcggcgaAGCGGATACGACATCAAGAGGCGCTGTTCGTGGAACAAACATCACAGAAGGTGCTACAGGGAGGGAgcgatgccggcggcgttggcgcagCGCTCGCAGTGCGGGctgcgccaacgccgccaccgccacctctctcGTTGACCGCCGCGACGGCTCTTCCTGCCGAGCAGCTGAGCGACACGGAGGTGGAGTGGTTCACAGGTGGGTTCGACCACATCCCGCAACAGGCGAATGGCAATGACTGCGGCGTCTTTGTATGCCAAGTGGCCTGGTGCGTTGCCCAGGGTGTGGCGGTGAGTTTTACCCAGTCTGATGTCAGCCGGCTGCGCGAAGTCAttctgctggagctgctcaGCAAGCGACTTCTGCGACGGTATCCAACAGCGAacacgtcgtcgtcgagcGGCGTCTGACGGGTCAAGACAAATTTGCAAACATGCATTCCACATGCGCTCGtgcagacacagagagaagcacaTGAACACTCTGTACCGTAAGATATGGAGAGAGGTGTTGTTAGTGGGGAGGCGcacgtgagagagagggcgatgTGATTGCTCAGTGGTATTTCAGTCCTTTTTCATTTTCCATGTACAgtcttctcctccgccctGATGAAGAGCGGACGCACCTCCGTGTGGCGCCACAGGGCGCAGTATGTCCACACTCTGTCTGGGGAAGCCAGGAAgcctcccccatcccccgCGAAATGCCAGAACCActgctggtggtgacagggtcaatCACCCACGacgcagggggggggcagcgcGATGCATCCCTGTTGATGTCTGCTGTGAGGttctggatggcgttgcgtcggctCGCCCCGCGAGCATGTGAGCAGGTTTGTGCCATTCATGTGATGGGCGGAGTGTCCCAGTGACTCGGATGCGTAGCCTGCCCGTCTCCCACACTGCCCACTGCTGATGCAGAGAGCCTGGGTGTGACCCCGAGAGGGATGCAGCaggcggctgccggcatgatggggcgggggcggggggcaGCTGTGAGGCGCCCTCcgaggcgg from Leishmania major strain Friedlin complete genome, chromosome 26 carries:
- a CDS encoding putative cysteine peptidase, Clan CA,family C48; this encodes MNLQPSTRHHCAAEGASLNSSSSPSFAVTADVAVEPCPAPQSTNGDAFQSLTPFMSSSASSATADTQAHDPVARPGSVLPRPDAVGGPVRSPTIRPPPNMVLSGHLHHRHSHLIHRSSASVAAPAETGSGRLQGLAAASSASAQTSSMAIRHSSTPPPYALVMDSLVRRYRAEEDRLSQWRQGGGGVCASAAFRRDDVQSRRQPRGAVEGEELTRAGLRGTTGRVLSGHTSSAADSGLRGVLTSAVQRTALVRAAQAWWRSRRELQRMSSKVSKRIHPATLSASPSAVAGAEAQHPSYAMPAAMPSAPAAPPAAPPFSSLSWLDAAGRSILGRLSHSLSLSSDRGKSVRLELLRPADAAQPRGARRDHRDDTVDDSVMEGQQAPGAEMAEMTAEAVPAGVATPVLSLSRMGSEALLAHPCESARQQAGAGGRGGALHRRQVDGEEGDLDTSIASSTCSSRGSRVSGGGRVTLQSTEAAGDSIPRQEAGRTGRHENSGSFTFSRVGGLRMHLLGGAATALSDAPEDSFRSAPRLLAQSRVRVARWLRRRQHLVAAKRSLRGVGVWPKPTTAADAEHFDASSCARHSAAASPPFSTASELYRSAADAAPSPWESALPPTWADRSGGDHMLRDGEVTEGATAASKRTTRAHVLEQLRAAIAAGMAACSAEQGGLVARQTTSEVQSSSGEPPVLSLAAQRTREHADDLARLTESLVMLTEFDGGAADGSGSGIRAHRASNPEDVKRASPMTLDQEQNVAAVPSHPSVGKATNAALPAWSPSCVHVSSIISAGQHRRSYHGNAQDVRGAETRTRDGRSCVHEVAAETAVDAFRSLLTDTTHTPHDVAVRAVYEAIMSEVCVPLVQRDVQHAMDVNSSAADRALTQWIERQLMVELTQPRPTKAQATALNDGSAASSAATLQPLVCTGVMRHIRSGVPVSLEHLRLDDADRQVLESVYARGASNAIAVKFDTGGYEISYRQLASLGPRSWLNDQVINNYLQLLCVEAEGAATASLPAARCRHRIASLGTHFYTKVESELSQSVDGFRSPPPRLPQLDSSSAVFRWLRHRKHLLEPYSPSDPRSVRAVLVPVNIGTQHWALAVLDCADDRWVMYDSMSRSDRARQRGAVILAHLSHVWRECKRHFGLVNTECTPAAAASVVAQDSPSSAAPQPSPWTSACVVAVPYVPFTDTLVTEGSSTAISPLDSLQPYDSLDELHRAAKRIRHQEALFVEQTSQKVLQGGSDAGGVGAALAVRAAPTPPPPPLSLTAATALPAEQLSDTEVEWFTGGFDHIPQQANGNDCGVFVCQVAWCVAQGVAVSFTQSDVSRLREVILLELLSKRLLRRYPTANTSSSSGV